The genomic DNA TTATCACGCCCGCAGGAAGCTTGTCGGACGCGCGATCACCGTGAAGGTCAGGCCCGGCGACAACCTGATGATCCACAAGGCAATCGATATCGCCGAGCCCGGCGATGTGATCGTCGTCGACGGTGGCGGTGAGGTCACGCAGGCGCTCGTCGGCGAGCTGATGCAGATGCATGCGCAGGTGCGTGGACTCGCCGGCTTCGTCATCGATGGCGCCGTGCGCGATGTCGCAGCGCTCCACGCGGCCGATTTCCCGTGCTACGCGCGCGGCAATACGCATCGCGGTCCGTTCAAGGAAGGTCCGGGCGAAATCAATGTACCGGTTGCGATCGGCGGTCTCGTGATCGAAGCGGGTGATTTGATTGTCGGCGATGAAGACGGACTGGTCGCGGTGCCGGCCGATCAGCTCGAGACGCTGCTTGCCGCGGCGGCGGCGCAGGCCAAGCGCGAGCAGCAGCGTAAGGAAGCGATTCTGAAGGGCGAAGACAAGCGCGGCTGGATCGATGTGTATTTGCGAGAGAAGGGCGTGATCGCCTGAACCGCGTGCCTGAACCGCGCTTAAAGCAAGAGAAAGCCGCCGCCACATACCAACAAGGGGACTTCGAAATGAAGCTGATTGCCGCACGGATGGACCGTATCAAGCCGTCGCCGAGTTCGATGGCGACCGCGCGCGTGAAGGAGCTGCGCGCCGCGGGCCGCGATATCGTCGGGTTGACCTCGGGCGAGCCGGACTTCGAGACACCGCCGCATATCGTCGAAGCGGCCTATGCGGCGATGAAGGCCGGCAAGACGCGCTATACGGTAGTCGACGGCACGCCTGAACTGAAGCGCGCCGTACGCGATAAATTCGCGCGCGAGAACGGCCTCGCGTACGAACAGGACGAAGTGTCGGTCGGCAATGGCGGCAAGCAGATCGTGTTCAACGCGCTCACCTGCACGGTCGAAGAAGGCGATGAAGTGGTGATTCCCGCGCCGTATTGGGTGTCGTATCCGGACATGGTGATGCTCAACGGCGGGCGGCCGGTGATCGTCGAATGCGATGCGCAAAGCGGCTACAAGATGACGCCCGCGCAACTCGAAGCGGCGCT from Paraburkholderia edwinii includes the following:
- a CDS encoding RraA family protein; the protein is MSQPNIPGFRILPMPAPIGKDIIERFQSVVTPHISDNMHRLCGVIGLKAYHARRKLVGRAITVKVRPGDNLMIHKAIDIAEPGDVIVVDGGGEVTQALVGELMQMHAQVRGLAGFVIDGAVRDVAALHAADFPCYARGNTHRGPFKEGPGEINVPVAIGGLVIEAGDLIVGDEDGLVAVPADQLETLLAAAAAQAKREQQRKEAILKGEDKRGWIDVYLREKGVIA